The proteins below come from a single Candidatus Poribacteria bacterium genomic window:
- a CDS encoding segregation/condensation protein A — protein sequence MLTETTPTSDATVPMYSVKLDGFEGPLDLLLHLIQKEEMDIYDIQIAQITDRYLEYVNLMEQLDLDVASEFLVMAATLLHIKSQSILPQLTPSAEHAIGDQEQLVKQLLEYKQFKEAAQVLDVYAERQTWVYNRSPKLHADLDGTREFEIKASLFDLLTAFKTINDRAAEVDPEELYETVEEETITVEDKIGFIERQLEIADQLLFDELFPLSASKADWIVTFLAILELIRIGKIVTVQTDHFESIYIVKQEHQASAREVAPPPTVENPRSEERDY from the coding sequence ATGTTAACTGAAACGACTCCAACTTCTGACGCTACAGTCCCGATGTACTCCGTGAAATTAGATGGTTTTGAAGGACCATTAGATTTGCTCCTCCATCTGATTCAGAAGGAGGAGATGGATATCTATGATATTCAGATCGCGCAAATTACGGATCGGTATCTGGAGTATGTCAATTTAATGGAGCAGCTGGATCTTGATGTGGCATCCGAATTTTTGGTGATGGCAGCGACACTTCTGCATATTAAATCGCAGAGCATTCTTCCGCAACTCACTCCAAGTGCCGAACACGCAATCGGCGACCAAGAGCAACTCGTTAAACAGCTCTTAGAGTACAAACAATTCAAAGAGGCTGCTCAAGTCTTAGATGTCTACGCTGAACGACAGACATGGGTCTATAATAGAAGTCCTAAACTGCATGCCGATTTAGATGGCACACGTGAATTCGAGATTAAAGCGTCGCTGTTTGATCTGCTTACCGCTTTCAAGACGATAAATGACCGCGCTGCAGAGGTAGACCCCGAAGAGTTGTACGAAACAGTCGAAGAAGAAACAATCACCGTTGAAGACAAAATCGGCTTCATAGAGAGGCAGTTGGAGATCGCAGACCAACTTTTATTCGATGAACTGTTTCCGTTATCCGCAAGCAAAGCGGATTGGATTGTTACGTTCCTCGCCATTTTAGAACTTATTCGGATAGGGAAAATTGTCACCGTTCAAACCGACCACTTTGAGAGCATTTACATCGTTAAACAGGAACATCAAGCGTCTGCGCGCGAGGTCGCGCCGCCTCCGACCGTAGAAAATCCTCGTTCAGAAGAACGAGACTATTAG
- a CDS encoding site-2 protease family protein → MSNFDPYVAILRVTQFIILLTFHEWGHAKSADMLGDPTARDQGRMSLNPGVHIDIIGTLILPLLGTLFGGGFFGWAKPVPVNPYNLKNPRRDLMLIAAAGPFMNIVLTFVILGALSIVLEFTGFNPRQSPLHDEINRQVIITALISVFLAAFNMLPLFPLDGFSVVRGLLPREAAFQFEKLSPYGMPILMCLIFLPGIFGIPNIVFNFLGDVSYGTLNLIAEIVGLR, encoded by the coding sequence ATGTCTAATTTCGATCCTTATGTAGCAATCCTTAGAGTTACCCAGTTCATTATTCTGTTAACCTTTCACGAGTGGGGCCACGCCAAATCAGCAGATATGTTAGGGGATCCGACAGCGCGCGATCAGGGACGGATGTCATTGAATCCGGGTGTACATATTGATATTATTGGCACCCTGATCCTCCCACTGCTCGGTACACTTTTTGGGGGCGGTTTCTTTGGTTGGGCAAAACCGGTGCCGGTTAACCCTTACAATTTGAAAAACCCAAGAAGAGACCTGATGCTTATCGCCGCTGCGGGCCCATTCATGAATATCGTTCTCACTTTTGTGATTTTGGGAGCACTCAGTATAGTATTGGAATTTACAGGTTTTAATCCGCGTCAATCTCCACTACATGATGAAATTAACAGGCAAGTCATTATTACAGCGTTGATTAGTGTGTTTCTCGCAGCATTCAATATGCTCCCACTTTTTCCGTTAGACGGTTTCAGTGTTGTGAGAGGTTTGCTCCCGAGAGAAGCAGCATTCCAATTTGAAAAATTGAGTCCGTATGGCATGCCGATTCTGATGTGCCTTATTTTTCTTCCGGGTATCTTCGGTATACCAAATATTGTATTTAATTTCCTTGGCGATGTCAGTTACGGCACGCTCAATTTGATAGCAGAAATCGTGGGTCTACGATAG
- the scpB gene encoding SMC-Scp complex subunit ScpB — translation MDSEYVTAVDPVEEPGPISMPKPKSILEAILFAASEPISVDQFQAVLPELDKRAIRRELDELRQDYQEMRRSFRLVEIANGYQICTRPQYAEWIQKFYTRQVRVTLSPSALETLAIVAYKQPITRADVAALRGVNSDSVLNSLLEKGLVCIAGRKAGRSLLFSTTDEFLQQFGLKDASELPSLDEIDELLNTPNMGEPTESLLPEMMEERAE, via the coding sequence ATGGATTCTGAATATGTTACCGCTGTCGATCCGGTAGAGGAACCGGGCCCAATATCGATGCCAAAACCTAAATCAATTTTGGAAGCGATTCTGTTCGCTGCGAGCGAACCGATTTCGGTGGACCAGTTTCAAGCAGTGCTGCCGGAGTTAGACAAGCGCGCTATCCGGAGAGAACTCGACGAACTGCGCCAAGACTATCAAGAAATGAGACGCAGTTTCCGCCTTGTTGAAATAGCAAACGGCTATCAAATTTGCACGCGTCCACAATACGCGGAGTGGATTCAGAAGTTTTATACTCGACAGGTTCGCGTTACGCTCTCTCCATCTGCCTTAGAGACGCTTGCAATTGTTGCCTACAAACAGCCTATCACACGTGCTGATGTCGCAGCACTCCGCGGCGTAAATAGCGATAGCGTCCTCAATTCACTCCTTGAAAAAGGGCTTGTTTGTATCGCTGGCAGAAAGGCGGGTCGCTCACTGCTCTTCTCAACCACAGACGAATTTCTCCAACAATTCGGATTGAAGGATGCATCTGAATTGCCTTCACTCGATGAAATTGACGAACTCCTCAATACACCTAACATGGGCGAACCTACCGAAAGCCTACTTCCAGAAATGATGGAGGAGCGCGCAGAATAA